The following are encoded in a window of Flavobacterium cupriresistens genomic DNA:
- a CDS encoding DUF2157 domain-containing protein: protein MTQLEEQATQQLFEKNFITEEQHNQIKEYRSLGVFSLHAELKVFLYISVLLFTSGIGILIYKNIDTIGHIAILTLLLIAIGVCFYFCFKNSKGFQKSETSFENPVLEYLVLAANILTCIFIGYLQFQYKPFGTSYGLATLVPTIVSFFCAYYFDNRSVLTIAITGLAAYVGFSVTPQDLLTSDFYSHQGLSYSAIVLGGLLILWTIYSSRIQLKTHFNLIYLTFALHMISIALISNLLDVFDWIWFVFAFVLGASCFYFYKVSHEVKAISLFVFTIIYAYIGINIVLFRFLEHIDFSEIWEIFVLAIPAYFIGSIVLFIKLIKNFNKEIAL, encoded by the coding sequence ATGACGCAATTAGAAGAACAAGCAACTCAGCAACTTTTCGAGAAAAACTTTATTACGGAAGAACAACACAACCAGATAAAAGAGTACCGAAGTTTGGGTGTTTTTTCGTTACATGCTGAATTAAAAGTATTTTTATACATATCAGTTTTGCTTTTTACATCTGGAATCGGAATCCTGATTTATAAAAATATTGATACTATTGGCCATATTGCGATTTTGACACTATTGTTGATTGCCATTGGTGTTTGTTTCTATTTTTGTTTTAAAAATTCAAAAGGATTCCAAAAATCCGAAACAAGTTTTGAAAACCCTGTTTTAGAATATTTGGTGCTCGCAGCCAATATACTGACGTGTATTTTTATTGGTTATTTACAATTTCAATACAAACCTTTCGGTACCTCTTATGGTTTGGCGACCCTGGTTCCCACAATTGTAAGTTTCTTTTGTGCTTATTATTTTGATAATAGAAGTGTTCTGACTATTGCCATTACAGGTTTGGCAGCTTATGTAGGGTTTTCTGTAACGCCGCAGGATTTGCTTACAAGCGATTTTTATTCCCACCAAGGATTAAGTTATTCTGCCATCGTATTAGGAGGTTTATTGATTTTATGGACGATTTATAGCTCCAGAATTCAATTAAAAACACATTTTAATTTGATCTATCTAACTTTTGCTTTGCATATGATTAGTATCGCTTTAATCAGTAATCTATTGGATGTTTTTGATTGGATTTGGTTCGTATTTGCCTTTGTACTTGGCGCATCTTGTTTTTATTTTTATAAAGTAAGTCATGAGGTTAAAGCGATTTCATTGTTTGTTTTTACGATTATCTATGCTTATATCGGAATCAATATAGTATTGTTCCGCTTTTTAGAACATATTGATTTTTCGGAGATTTGGGAAATATTTGTTTTAGCTATCCCGGCCTATTTCATTGGTTCAATAGTCTTGTTCATTAAATTAATTAAAAACTTCAATAAAGAAATTGCGTTATGA
- the ytxJ gene encoding bacillithiol system redox-active protein YtxJ gives MGFLNSIFGNSDHSDSQKSNINWIPLTNLTQLDDIANISNVKPIVIFKHSTRCSISRMALKQFEKEYDLNETVDAFFLDLIEHRDVSNEIANKFNVHHESPQLLLIKNGKAVYNVSHSDIDAEALKTKV, from the coding sequence ATGGGTTTTTTAAATTCTATCTTCGGAAATTCTGACCATTCGGATTCACAAAAAAGCAATATAAACTGGATTCCTCTTACAAATTTAACACAGTTGGATGATATTGCTAACATTTCAAATGTTAAGCCTATCGTAATTTTTAAGCACAGTACGAGATGCAGTATTAGTAGAATGGCTTTAAAACAATTTGAAAAAGAATACGATTTAAACGAAACGGTTGATGCCTTTTTCCTAGATTTAATCGAACATCGTGACGTATCTAACGAAATTGCCAACAAATTTAACGTACACCATGAATCTCCTCAATTGCTATTGATTAAAAACGGAAAAGCGGTTTACAATGTTTCTCACAGCGATATTGATGCTGAGGCTTTGAAAACGAAAGTATAA
- the clpB gene encoding ATP-dependent chaperone ClpB: MNINKFTTKSQEAIQLSQQLAQRYGQQQIENEHIFKAIFEVDENVAPFILKKLNVNVPLFLQILDSTLQSFPKVSGGDIMLSRDANKALNEAEIIAQKMDDEYVSIEHLILAIFDSKSKVAQILKDQGVTGKALKATIAELRKGERVTSASAEETYNSLNKYAKNLNELARTGKLDPVIGRDEEIRRVLQILTRRTKNNPMLVGEPGVGKTAIAEGLAHRIVDGDVPENLKDKVVFSLDMGALIAGAKYKGEFEERLKSVVKEVTAAEGDIVLFIDEIHTLVGAGGGEGAMDAANILKPALARGELRAIGATTLDEYQKYFEKDKALERRFQKILIDEPDTESAISILRGIKEKYETHHKVQIKDEAIIAAVELSQRYITNRFLPDKAIDLMDEAASKLRMEINSKPEELDVLDRKIMQLEIEIEAIKREKEESKLKILGMDLANLKEERNEIYTKWKSEKDVVDGVQAVKLEIEDFKHEAERAEREGDYGKVAEIRYGKIKEAQERLDVLLKQLQEYQSGNSLIKEEVTREDIAEVVAKWTGIPVMKMLQTEREKLLHLEDELHKRVVGQEEAIEAVSDAVRRSRAGLQDMKKPVGTFLLLGTTGVGKTELAKALAEYLFDDENAMTRIDMSEYQERHSVSRLVGAPPGYVGYDEGGQLTEAVRRKPYSVILLDEIEKAHPDTFNILLQVLDEGRLTDNKGRLADFKNTIIIMTSNMGSQIIQEKFDNLKGGIEAATEAAKVEVLALLKQTVRPEFINRIDEIVLFTPLTIENISRIVSLQLKSVTKMLALQGITMDATPEAIAYLSDKGYDTQFGARPVKRVIQREVLNQLSKEILANNITTDSIILIDAFDGKLVFRNQTHKVD; encoded by the coding sequence ATGAACATAAATAAGTTTACGACTAAATCTCAGGAAGCCATTCAGTTGTCGCAGCAGCTGGCTCAAAGATATGGTCAACAACAAATAGAAAACGAACACATCTTTAAGGCGATTTTTGAAGTGGATGAAAATGTGGCGCCTTTTATATTGAAAAAACTCAATGTAAATGTGCCTTTGTTTTTACAAATTTTAGATTCAACATTACAAAGCTTTCCAAAAGTTTCGGGAGGCGATATTATGCTTTCGCGAGACGCAAATAAAGCATTGAATGAAGCAGAAATTATTGCACAAAAAATGGACGATGAGTATGTTTCAATCGAGCATTTAATTTTGGCAATTTTTGATTCAAAAAGCAAAGTAGCACAGATTTTAAAAGATCAGGGTGTTACCGGAAAAGCTTTGAAAGCTACAATAGCGGAGCTTAGAAAAGGAGAAAGAGTAACTTCGGCTTCTGCTGAAGAGACCTATAATTCATTAAATAAATACGCTAAAAACCTGAATGAGTTAGCGCGTACCGGAAAGTTGGACCCTGTTATCGGGCGTGACGAAGAAATCCGACGTGTGTTACAGATTTTAACCCGCAGAACTAAAAATAACCCTATGTTGGTGGGAGAGCCGGGTGTTGGTAAAACGGCTATTGCTGAAGGTTTAGCGCACCGAATTGTGGATGGTGATGTACCTGAAAATCTAAAAGATAAAGTTGTTTTCTCTTTAGATATGGGAGCATTGATCGCCGGAGCCAAGTACAAAGGTGAATTTGAGGAAAGACTAAAATCGGTAGTAAAAGAAGTGACAGCGGCAGAAGGTGATATCGTTTTATTTATCGATGAAATTCACACACTTGTTGGCGCAGGTGGAGGTGAAGGGGCTATGGATGCGGCTAATATCTTAAAACCGGCTTTGGCCCGTGGAGAGTTAAGAGCGATCGGAGCCACAACTTTAGATGAATATCAGAAATATTTTGAAAAAGATAAAGCATTGGAACGTCGTTTTCAAAAGATCTTAATTGACGAACCGGATACAGAAAGTGCTATTTCGATTTTGCGTGGAATTAAAGAAAAATACGAAACGCATCATAAAGTTCAGATTAAAGATGAAGCTATTATTGCAGCGGTAGAACTATCACAACGTTATATCACAAATCGATTTTTACCGGACAAAGCCATTGATTTAATGGATGAGGCTGCGTCGAAATTGCGTATGGAAATCAATTCAAAACCAGAAGAATTAGATGTTTTGGATCGCAAAATCATGCAACTGGAAATTGAAATCGAAGCCATTAAGCGTGAAAAAGAAGAAAGTAAGCTCAAAATTTTAGGAATGGATCTGGCGAACCTAAAAGAAGAGCGAAATGAAATCTATACCAAATGGAAGTCTGAAAAAGATGTCGTTGACGGTGTTCAGGCTGTGAAATTAGAAATAGAAGATTTTAAACATGAAGCGGAACGTGCAGAACGTGAAGGGGATTATGGAAAAGTAGCTGAAATTCGTTACGGAAAAATCAAAGAAGCCCAGGAACGTCTGGATGTTTTATTGAAACAATTGCAGGAATACCAATCCGGTAATTCATTGATAAAAGAAGAGGTTACCCGTGAAGATATTGCTGAAGTTGTAGCAAAATGGACAGGAATTCCGGTAATGAAAATGCTTCAGACAGAAAGAGAAAAACTTTTGCATTTGGAGGATGAATTGCACAAACGCGTTGTAGGTCAGGAAGAAGCGATTGAAGCAGTAAGTGATGCTGTTCGCAGAAGCCGTGCAGGATTGCAGGATATGAAAAAACCGGTTGGTACATTCCTGTTGTTAGGGACAACGGGTGTTGGTAAGACGGAGTTGGCAAAAGCTTTGGCAGAATACCTTTTTGATGATGAAAATGCCATGACCCGTATTGATATGAGTGAATATCAGGAACGTCACAGCGTGAGTCGATTGGTTGGTGCGCCTCCTGGCTATGTTGGTTACGATGAAGGAGGGCAATTAACAGAAGCTGTTCGAAGAAAACCTTATTCTGTAATTCTACTGGATGAGATCGAAAAAGCCCATCCGGATACGTTTAATATTTTATTGCAGGTTTTAGATGAAGGCCGTTTGACGGATAATAAAGGTCGTCTGGCTGATTTTAAAAATACAATTATCATCATGACCTCCAATATGGGAAGTCAGATTATTCAGGAGAAATTTGATAATCTGAAAGGCGGTATTGAAGCTGCAACTGAAGCTGCAAAAGTGGAAGTTTTGGCTTTATTGAAACAAACCGTTCGTCCTGAATTTATAAATCGTATTGATGAAATCGTGTTGTTTACGCCTTTAACTATCGAAAATATTTCGAGAATTGTAAGCTTGCAACTTAAAAGTGTTACCAAAATGCTGGCGTTACAAGGTATCACTATGGATGCTACGCCGGAAGCGATTGCTTATCTGTCAGACAAAGGGTATGATACACAATTTGGAGCAAGACCGGTAAAACGAGTTATTCAGAGAGAAGTGTTAAATCAATTGTCGAAAGAAATTCTGGCAAACAATATAACAACCGATAGTATCATTTTGATTGATGCTTTCGATGGAAAATTGGTTTTTAGAAATCAAACGCATAAAGTCGATTAA
- a CDS encoding DUF808 domain-containing protein, whose translation MASGFFVLLDDIAAIMDDVAVMSKVAAKKTAGILGDDLAVNAEKASGFASSRELPVLWAISKGSLLNKIIILPIAFLLSAFFPIAIIVILVLGGLFLAYEGAEKIYEFFFPHQHASEGITEETFTEEEILALEKDKIKSAIVTDFILSVEIVIIALGTVIGQPISSQIAVVSIIALIATIGVYGIVAIIVRMDEVGFKMIQHSKKEKSILKTIGNLLVQALPKVIKALTVIGTIALILVAGGLFVHNIEFFHHLLPQFPSILKEFIVGLVVGFIVLAIVNLLKKLFGKKAH comes from the coding sequence ATGGCATCAGGTTTTTTCGTACTATTAGATGATATCGCAGCAATCATGGATGATGTTGCAGTAATGAGCAAGGTTGCAGCAAAAAAAACAGCAGGTATTTTGGGGGATGATTTAGCAGTTAATGCTGAAAAAGCTTCAGGGTTTGCCTCTTCAAGAGAACTTCCTGTTTTATGGGCAATCAGTAAAGGATCACTACTTAATAAAATTATTATTTTGCCAATCGCATTCTTGTTGAGCGCCTTTTTTCCTATTGCCATTATTGTGATTTTAGTACTTGGAGGACTTTTCCTTGCTTATGAAGGTGCTGAGAAAATATATGAGTTCTTTTTTCCTCACCAACACGCTTCGGAAGGAATCACAGAAGAAACCTTTACAGAAGAGGAAATTTTAGCACTTGAAAAAGACAAAATAAAGTCCGCTATTGTAACCGATTTTATTCTTTCGGTAGAGATTGTAATCATTGCATTGGGAACTGTAATTGGTCAGCCGATTTCATCACAGATTGCAGTAGTTTCAATAATTGCATTGATTGCGACTATTGGTGTTTATGGTATCGTTGCTATAATTGTCAGAATGGATGAAGTAGGTTTTAAAATGATCCAACACAGTAAAAAAGAAAAAAGTATATTAAAAACGATCGGTAATTTATTGGTTCAGGCACTTCCAAAAGTGATTAAGGCTTTAACTGTGATCGGAACAATTGCTTTGATTCTGGTAGCTGGAGGTTTATTCGTTCACAATATTGAGTTTTTCCATCATTTACTACCTCAATTTCCTTCGATTTTGAAAGAGTTTATCGTAGGACTTGTAGTTGGATTTATAGTTTTAGCGATTGTGAATCTTCTGAAAAAACTTTTTGGAAAGAAAGCGCATTAA